In Mercenaria mercenaria strain notata chromosome 13, MADL_Memer_1, whole genome shotgun sequence, a single window of DNA contains:
- the LOC123529712 gene encoding hemagglutinin/amebocyte aggregation factor-like, with translation MAYTKAIRLVLLLAVVLFQTLGTDGNYINDMDGRLHFNCPMANQSISQIQSYHVNRYEDRRFRMNCRTLPGNVQYFSTKCYNTGYLNEMDKVLDFNCGRNGYINGVQSYHSDHYEDRRWKVRCCEVPGMFLVNCSTTSWTNDWDGYQSFTLPTGQVLSGAYSYHKDYYEDRRWKYRTCNVRDGIFD, from the exons ATGGCTTACACCAAG GCTATTCGTTTGGTACTCTTGTTGGCAGTGGTGCTGTTTCAAACATTGGGAACAGACGGAAACTATATAAATGATATGGACGGACGGTTACACTTTAATTGTCCAATGGCAAACCAGTCCATATCGCAGATTCAAAGCTATCATGTCAACCGTTACGAAGATAGAAGATTCAGAATGAATTGCAGAACTCTCCCAGGAAATGTTCAATATTTCTCAACAAAATGCTATAACACAG GTTACCTGAATGAAATGGACAAAGTTCTTGATTTTAACTGCGGAAGGAATGGATACATTAATGGAGTACAAAGTTATCACAGCGACCACTATGAAGACAGAAGATGGAAAGTTAGGTGTTGTGAAGTACCAG GAATGTTTCTTGTCAACTGCTCTACAACCTCGTGGACGAATGACTGGGATGGGTATCAAAGCTTTACCTTACCAACTGGTCAAGTTCTTAGCGGCGCTTATTCCTATCACAAGGACTATTATGA AGACAGACGATGGAAGTACCGAACATGCAACGTGCGGGATGGAATATTTGACTAA